The Benincasa hispida cultivar B227 chromosome 11, ASM972705v1, whole genome shotgun sequence genome has a segment encoding these proteins:
- the LOC120091454 gene encoding prolycopene isomerase, chloroplastic, which produces MAMDLCSNMLRFSRPFSPSAFGVSAHRRPIFAQSSSSTQQPISIGSVSLNNNDAFPGKAEADVVVIGSGIGGLCCAGLLARYGQDVLVLESHDLPGGAAHSFNIKGYKFDSGPSLFSGFQSRGPQANPLAQVLDALGESLPCANYDSWMVYIPEGEFLSRIGPTEFFKDLEKYASPNAVQEWQKLLETILPLSAAAMALPPLSIRGDWGVLSTAAARYAPSLLKSFIQMGPQGIIGSTKLLRPFSEIIDSLELKDPFIRNWLDLLAFLLAGVKTNGILSAEMIYMFAEWYKPGSCLEYPLHGSGAVVNALLQGLQKFGGRISLGSHVQNIIVENDRAVGVKLKSGQFIRAKKAVVSNASMWDTLALLPESAVPKSYRDRINTIPQCESFMHLHLGFDAEDIRDDLGIHHIVVNDWDRGVDADQNVVLISVPSVLSPDLAPPGKHVLHAYTPGTEPYTLWEGLDRRSSEYKNLKAERSEVMWRAVERALGAGFKREKCEVKLVGTPLTHQRFLRRNRGTYGPAIEAGKGSFLGHSTPIPQLYCCGDSTFPGIGVPAVAASGAIVANSLVSTSQHSQLLDAIGI; this is translated from the exons ATGGCGATGGATCTTTGCTCCAATATGCTACGATTTTCTCGGCCTTTTTCCCCTTCTGCTTTTGGAGTTTCAGCTCATCGGCGACCCATTTTCGCACAAAGCTCCAGCAGTACTCAACAACCCATTTCCATTGGCTCCGTATCTCTTAACAACAACGATGCCTTCCCAG GGAAGGCAGAGGCCGATGTTGTAGTAATTGGGAGTGGCATTGGGGGGCTTTGTTGTGCAGGGCTGTTAGCTAGATATGGACAAGATGTTCTTGTTTTGGAAAGTCATGATTTACCTGGAGGTGCCGCTCATTCTTTCAATATTAAGGGCTACAAGTTCGACTCTGGTCCATCTTTGTTTTCGGGGTTTCAGTCGCGTGGTCCTCAGGCAAATCCACTTGCCCAA GTCTTAGATGCACTTGGTGAGTCACTTCCTTGTGCCAATTATGATTCATGGATGGTCTACATACCTGAAGGAGAATTTTTATCACGCATAGGCCCCACAGAGTTTTTCAAG GATCTTGAGAAGTATGCAAGTCCAAATGCTGTTCAAGAATGGCAGAAACTACTA GAAACCATACTTCCACTGTCTGCTGCAGCAATGGCTCTACCACCTCTATCAATTCGAGGTGATTGGGGTGTTCTTTCAACAGCTGCAGCAAGATATGCTCCATCTCTCTTGAAATCTTTCATTCAGATGGGCCCTCAAGGTATTATTGGTTCAACCAAGCTTCTCAGGCCATTCTCAGAAATCATCGACTCGTTGGAACTTAAAGACCCTTTCATTCGAAATTGGTTGGATCTATTGGCTTTCTTACTTGCTGGAGTGAAAACAAATGGCATATTATCAGCAGAGATG ATTTATATGTTTGCTGAATGGTATAAGCCTGGTTCCTGTCTCGAGTATCCTCTTCATGGAAGTGGGGCAGTTGTTAATGCCCTTCTTCAAGGCCTGCAAAAATTTGGCGGGCGTATCTCTCTTGGAAGTCATGTTCAGAACATTATAGTGGAGAATGATCGGGCTGTTGGAGTCAAGCTAAAGAGTGGTCAA TTTATACGTGCAAAGAAAGCTGTTGTGAGCAATGCATCGATGTGGGATACACTGGCCTTATTACCTGAAAGCGCCGTTCCAAAATCATATCGTGATAGGATAAATACGATTCCACAATGTGAATCGTTTATGCATCTTCACTTGGGCTTTGATGCAGAG GATATTCGTGACGATCTGGGAATTCATCATATAGTTGTTAATGATTGGGATAGAGGAGTCGATGCAGATCAAAACGTGGTTTTGATATCTGTACCAAGTGTTCTTAGTCCGGATCTAGCACCCCCTGGAAAACATGTATTACATGCATACACACCAGGAACTGAACCATATACTCTTTGGGAAGGACTTGACCGTAGGAGCTCTGAGTACAAAAATCTCAAGGCTGAAAGATCTGAG GTGATGTGGAGGGCAGTTGAGAGAGCCCTTGGAGCAGGTTTCAAGAGAGAAAAGTGTGAGGTGAAGTTGGTGGGAACACCATTGACTCATCAAAGGTTTCTTAGAAGAAACAGAGGAACATATGGGCCAGCAATTGAAGCAGGAAAAGGCTCTTTTCTTGGGCATTCAACTCCCATTCCTCAGCTTTACTGCTGTGGGGATTCCACTTTCCCTGGCATTGGAGTCCCTGCTGttgctgccagtggtgccattgTTGCCAATTCTTTAGTCTCTACTTCTCAACACTCTCAGCTTCTTGATGCAATTGGGATTTGA